The genomic stretch TCATCGACTCACTTTCAGGctttaagaaagaaaactgaaggcCAGTTCATGATAGGCAAATGCCCATTGATGAAAGGATCTGAAGAAATCAGGAGAAATGGAACTAAGGCTGAGAGAGGTAGAAGATGGACTTCAGAAGAAAGGGACTCTCTCCTCCAGCTTCAAGAAGTTTAGAATGAAGTTAGGGGCTGGCTGTTTGAGTTATATTCTTCTGGAatataacagaaatgaagaaattttTACTCCAACCAATGTGAGGGCTGGGAGGAATAGGCTAGAAGTTGCCAGGCTgagcccaggagtgggcaggacCGGCATGAACAGATTGGGTATTTTTTACTCTCTTCTCACCCACTATGCCTTATGGCAGGATGAAGAGAACCCTGGAAAAGCAGCCTCAGCTTTTTCCCAGACCAGAGAGAACATGCACAGGGTGGGTGAGGAGTGAAGAATCCCACACTCAGAGAAGATGAAGATGTCGCTGAGTCTGTGAACCCTGACTGAGCCACACCTAGACATTCATGGGAAGAAATCCACTCTGGGATCTGTCTGCTTCATCAAAATCCAGCTCGCAATAAAATCAATAAGTCTAGTTAGCCTATGTGAACGGTCCATCCTAGCCTTCTAAGGCAAACTgtttctgcattcatttcctcTGGGCATGGGAATATATATGCAATGACACACACACGTGTCTGAAGGAGCCACTTATCCCTACATCTTTCTCATGGTGTCTTAATTCATGAGCCTATTCTCTGCACTTCAGTAAATTCAGAGAATAGGCTCATGAGTTAAAAACTGAATGTTTTACTTCAGTAAAACCTCTGCCACTGTGAGGCCTTACTGGGGACCTTTCAACAACTCTGCCCAGGCCTAGGGTCTCCTGGGGccactgacttaaaaaaaaaccagcaccCCACCCTCTGGATGGCAGAGACCAATTGCAatgccttccttttctctttgcttcagtctccctcccttccttgtctttctctcttctcctcatctctccatttctctcttcttccttcataGTTCCCCTTCCCTGTCCTAAGCCTTGCTGGGCCTCCAGCTCAACTGGGACACTTGTGGAGTAGGGTCCAGCccaaagaaacacaaagaaaataagGGGGCACATCCATTTGCCAGGACCCCTGGCCCACCAGCCTGACTGCCTTCTCTGTCCCACTCAGATCTCCCAGGATGGATGTCACCCGCCTCTTCCTAGCTACCCTGCTGGTCTGCCTGTGCTTCCTCACTGCCTGCAGCCACCTAGCACCTGACGAAAAGCCCAGGGATGAAGGAAGCCTGAGAAGCAACTCCTCCAAGAACCTGTTAGATTTCCCTTCTGTCTCTATTGTGGGTAAGTAGCCTGGCCTGGAGCCCAGTCTCTGGGCTTTGGCCCATGAGAAGGGGCTGCAGGATGTCAAACATGCTCCCCAAACTGATACCAGGATCCATTGCTGTGGGTCACAGCTCCTTTGTGCTCATTCCTCAAAACAATCCTGGTGGAATAAAGTGCTCCTTAACTCATTTGGTATAGGAAAGCCCTGCCTGCCACCAATCTAATATGCAGTTTAGCATGTTAGAGGCTGTGAGAAACCCTAGAGTCAATGCACTTAGTGAATTTGCTTTAAATTAGCACTTCTGAAACCTATTGAATTATAGAACTCCTACCAATGATAAAAAATTTTAGGAAATGTTGCAGAATATAACCAAGTCTGGGATGAACTAATCCTTTCATGCCAGGGTTAAGAATTAAGAATGACTACTCAGGGAAAAATACCTGGCAATGGAGATCTTCTGGTTCAACTTTTAATAATAAGAACATATATACTTAttttgtgctaggcactgtgaaATGAGTATTGTTTTTAATCCTATTTCATTTCACAGTTAAGGAAATTAAGACTTGGAAAGGTCAAGTAACTATTATATGATTACATAGTTCTTAATTGGcaaagccagaattcaaacccaggtgttTAACATCAGAACCTAAGCTCAAAGCTAATATCCCTTACTAACCTGCCTCTCATTTGGAAACGAGGATATTGTAGATATATCAGGGAGAGGGCTGGAGCACAATAACATTGATTGATCACCTTCGATGTACCACGCTTTCCACTTTATAAACATATCTCCTTTATCCTCAAGACAACTCTTTGAGGTAGGTACTACAGTCCctatttgcagatgagaaaactgagtcttaaGGAGGTTAAGTAggttgcccaaggccacacaactGTTATATGCACAACTGTTATATGTCAGATTCAGAATTTACAACTGTTATATGTCAGATTCAGAATTTACATCAGGTATATCTGGCTCCAAATCTCTGAGAAATGGAGAATAGGAATCAGGAAACACAAATCCATCCATGTACAATACACTGAGTCCACTTTCCAGGGCCTTATTGGACTTCCCTTTTGCTTTCCGTCAGAGGACTCTTTGATCTCACTCTCTGGCTCCACATCAGCAGCCAGGCTAACAAGAGTCCGCTGGTCTATGTCTCAAGATGTGGTCTATTCAGCCAACCCTTCGTCCTTCCCCAACCCTGGGTCTTCCCAGCCCCCTCTGCTCCTCCCACTTCACTGCAGCTCAGGGTCCTCAGAAACTGGCTTTGctccttctgtctctttttgAAGCACTGAACAAGAAATCCAAGAAGATCAGCAGAAAAGAAGcggaaaagaagaaaagctctTCCAAGGTAGGCCTGGGAGTTCTTATTGTGGGGGTGGGATTGGACTTAAAAGGGAAGGACCCCCAATTTCTGGCTAGGAACTAAATGAAAGATTTTCCAGGCCTACATGCCCAAAAGAAGCTGAACGCTACCAAAAACTTTCCAGGCCTTGAGCTCTGAACCAGACCCCCACCGAAACCCAGGGAGCTGAGGTTTGCTAAGCAAAATAGCTTACCTGCTAAAGAGCATCTTCCTATGCTAACTCACACCCTGACTGAAAGTTTACCATCACTTATTCTTTTGGATGAATGCAGTGTTTCCCAAACCTCAGTCATTTCAGAGCCATTTCCACAACTTTTGCTATACTGAGTTTCACctatttaatatatttgtttaaaattaaaacttaaaaaaaaaagctatgctAGAAAACCAGTGTCATTTGCCATTAATAGAAAAtaaccataaaaacataaaatgaaaataaaactttgttaGTGAATTCTAGCTGGTTGGTGTTGCTTGACAAAGGCTCTAAATCTGAGGCTTGCTCTCTGTGTTGAAAGGAAGATTAGAAAGTGCTGAGGAGGCATTAAGGATATATTGGCAGCAAACTGAGCCTTTCCAGTTGAAAGAGATTGAAAAAAGAATCCTTTCTCACTAAGTGACTCAGTGTCATTTAATATTCATATACTGCCTAAAATCATATCAC from Vicugna pacos chromosome 19, VicPac4, whole genome shotgun sequence encodes the following:
- the ASIP gene encoding agouti-signaling protein isoform X1, translating into MKRTLEKQPQLFPRPERTCTGSPRMDVTRLFLATLLVCLCFLTACSHLAPDEKPRDEGSLRSNSSKNLLDFPSVSIVALNKKSKKISRKEAEKKKSSSKKKAPTKKVAQPRPLLPAPCVATRDSCKPPAPACCDPCAFCQCHFFRSVCSCRVLSPTC
- the ASIP gene encoding agouti-signaling protein isoform X2; translated protein: MDVTRLFLATLLVCLCFLTACSHLAPDEKPRDEGSLRSNSSKNLLDFPSVSIVALNKKSKKISRKEAEKKKSSSKKKAPTKKVAQPRPLLPAPCVATRDSCKPPAPACCDPCAFCQCHFFRSVCSCRVLSPTC
- the ASIP gene encoding agouti-signaling protein precursor codes for the protein MDVTRLFLATLLVCLCFLTACSHLAPDEKPRDEGSLRSNSSKNLLDFPSVSIVALNKKSKKISRKEAEKKKSSSKKKAPTKKVAQPRPLLPAPCVATRDSCKPPAPACVLSPTC